In Chelmon rostratus isolate fCheRos1 chromosome 4, fCheRos1.pri, whole genome shotgun sequence, a genomic segment contains:
- the nipa2 gene encoding magnesium transporter NIPA2 isoform X1 encodes MEYSPTSSYGLPGCNITCGEGVWFGQNCTFGQHLHCLVVNVTDHTNTSSLSMGQDRGKYDFYIGLGLAISSSIFIGGSFILKKKGLLRLARKGSMRAGQGGHAYLKEWLWWAGLLSMGAGEAANFAAYAFAPATLVTPLGALSVLVSAVLSSYFLTERLNLHGKLGCLLSILGSTTMVIHAPQEEEISSLEHMTRKLVDPGFFFFATLVIIVALIFIFVVGPRHGQTNILVYITICSVIGALSVSCVKGLGIAIKEAIAGKNVVRNPLAWILLLGLVACVSTQINYLNKALDIFNTSLVTPIYYVFFTTSVLTCSAILFKEWGHMGTDDVIGTLSGFLTIIVGIFLLHAFKDVSVSLATLAVSMRKEERAFPAANGMGSHSTYELLHSESNEDMEDREMGLPFDSVSRRNGAMTSSLDH; translated from the exons ATGGAATATTCCCCCACGTCCAGCTATGGTTTGCCAGGTTGTAATATCACCTGTGGAGAAG GTGTCTGGTTCGGCCAGAACTGTACTTTTGGTCAACATCTGCATTGTTTGGTCGTAAATGTGACAGACCACACCAACACATCCAGCCTCAGTATGGGTCAGGACAGAGGGAAGTATGATTTTTACATCGGTCTGGGACTGGCCATCAGCTCCAGCATCTTCATTGGAGGCAGTTTTATCCTCAAGAAGAAAGGTCTTTTGAGGCTGGCAAGGAAGGGGTCGATGCGAGCAG GTCAGGGCGGTCATGCATATCTAAAAGAATGGCTATGGTGGGCTGGTTTACTATCAA TGGGAGCTGGTGAAGCAGCCAACTTTGCAGCATACGCCTTCGCTCCTGCGACTCTGGTCACCCCACTGGGAGCCCTCAGTGTGCTTGTCAG TGCGGTGTTGTCGTCGTACTTCCTGACAGAGCGGTTAAACCTGCACGGGAAGCTTGGCTGCCTGCTCAGCATCCTGGGCTCCACCACCATGGTAATCCACGCTCCGCAAGAGGAAGAGATCAGCAGCCTCGAACACATGACCAGGAAGCTGGTTGACCCAG ggtttttcttctttgccacTCTTGTCATCATCGTGGCCCTCATCTTCATATTTGTTGTGGGTCCCCGCCACGGTCAGACCAATATCCTTGTCTACATCACCATCTGCTCAGTAATTGGGGCACTCTCTGTGTCCTGCGTCAAAGGACTGGGTATTGCCATCAAGGAAGCAATCGCCGGGAAGAACGTAGTGAGAAACCCACTGGCATGGATCTTGCTTTTAGGTCTGGTGGCCTGTGTGAGCACGCAGATCAACTACTTGAACAAGGCACTGGACATATTCAACACCTCCCTGGTGACTCCCATCTACTACGTGTTCTTCACCACATCTGTGCTGACCTGTTCGGCCATCCTCTTCAAGGAGTGGGGGCACATGGGCACGGACGACGTGATCGGCACCCTCAGCGGCTTCCTGACGATCATCGTGGGTATCTTCTTGCTCCATGCCTTCAAAGACGTCAGTGTTAGCTTGGCTACTCTGGCTGTGTCCATGAGGAAGGAAGAACGAGCCTTTCCCGCAGCCAACGGCATGGGGTCCCACAGCACCTATGAACTGCTACACAGTGAGTCTAACGAGGACATGGAGGACAGAGAAATGGGCTTGCCTTTTGATAGCGTCTCTAGAAGAAATGGGGCAATGACGTCCTCATTGGATCATTAA
- the nipa2 gene encoding magnesium transporter NIPA2 isoform X2, translating into MGQDRGKYDFYIGLGLAISSSIFIGGSFILKKKGLLRLARKGSMRAGQGGHAYLKEWLWWAGLLSMGAGEAANFAAYAFAPATLVTPLGALSVLVSAVLSSYFLTERLNLHGKLGCLLSILGSTTMVIHAPQEEEISSLEHMTRKLVDPGFFFFATLVIIVALIFIFVVGPRHGQTNILVYITICSVIGALSVSCVKGLGIAIKEAIAGKNVVRNPLAWILLLGLVACVSTQINYLNKALDIFNTSLVTPIYYVFFTTSVLTCSAILFKEWGHMGTDDVIGTLSGFLTIIVGIFLLHAFKDVSVSLATLAVSMRKEERAFPAANGMGSHSTYELLHSESNEDMEDREMGLPFDSVSRRNGAMTSSLDH; encoded by the exons ATGGGTCAGGACAGAGGGAAGTATGATTTTTACATCGGTCTGGGACTGGCCATCAGCTCCAGCATCTTCATTGGAGGCAGTTTTATCCTCAAGAAGAAAGGTCTTTTGAGGCTGGCAAGGAAGGGGTCGATGCGAGCAG GTCAGGGCGGTCATGCATATCTAAAAGAATGGCTATGGTGGGCTGGTTTACTATCAA TGGGAGCTGGTGAAGCAGCCAACTTTGCAGCATACGCCTTCGCTCCTGCGACTCTGGTCACCCCACTGGGAGCCCTCAGTGTGCTTGTCAG TGCGGTGTTGTCGTCGTACTTCCTGACAGAGCGGTTAAACCTGCACGGGAAGCTTGGCTGCCTGCTCAGCATCCTGGGCTCCACCACCATGGTAATCCACGCTCCGCAAGAGGAAGAGATCAGCAGCCTCGAACACATGACCAGGAAGCTGGTTGACCCAG ggtttttcttctttgccacTCTTGTCATCATCGTGGCCCTCATCTTCATATTTGTTGTGGGTCCCCGCCACGGTCAGACCAATATCCTTGTCTACATCACCATCTGCTCAGTAATTGGGGCACTCTCTGTGTCCTGCGTCAAAGGACTGGGTATTGCCATCAAGGAAGCAATCGCCGGGAAGAACGTAGTGAGAAACCCACTGGCATGGATCTTGCTTTTAGGTCTGGTGGCCTGTGTGAGCACGCAGATCAACTACTTGAACAAGGCACTGGACATATTCAACACCTCCCTGGTGACTCCCATCTACTACGTGTTCTTCACCACATCTGTGCTGACCTGTTCGGCCATCCTCTTCAAGGAGTGGGGGCACATGGGCACGGACGACGTGATCGGCACCCTCAGCGGCTTCCTGACGATCATCGTGGGTATCTTCTTGCTCCATGCCTTCAAAGACGTCAGTGTTAGCTTGGCTACTCTGGCTGTGTCCATGAGGAAGGAAGAACGAGCCTTTCCCGCAGCCAACGGCATGGGGTCCCACAGCACCTATGAACTGCTACACAGTGAGTCTAACGAGGACATGGAGGACAGAGAAATGGGCTTGCCTTTTGATAGCGTCTCTAGAAGAAATGGGGCAATGACGTCCTCATTGGATCATTAA